A genomic stretch from Desulfotignum balticum DSM 7044 includes:
- a CDS encoding transporter substrate-binding domain-containing protein, which yields MINHVFRIIAVLLIVFPFISCETKNYKDPLTPEERAWLIQHDGKITLAVEAGYAPFAFIDENGESRGLATEYIALLENKLNFKINKIKFNSLNEILDAAKNKEIDIVNAVTRTQNRAQYLLFTKPFIEIPNVIIVRKDQKKSLSVGQMKNMKVSLVKGYAITEYLISNYHDLEIEPVLDDLTALLNVSFSRTDAAIIDLATASYFMEQKGITNLRIAGDTGHDIKLAIASRNDWPVLNRILAKGLSTITDNERELIKKRWFSLGRLSLLESQEFWTIILTAFSVFLVFLGLILVWNRVLKREVAQRTSQLKKELIERTIAENEIKKQKRLFETMFNTIPDGVVITNTQREILLANKGMEATFGYLPGDLVGKSTQMLYADTSRYNEAGTSVFNRNAKRSGELYVTRYRNKNGREFSGETFGAKLVDENNNWIGNLGIMRDITELEQSEIRIQQAQKMESVGRLAGGVAHDFNNMLGVILGHTELALLQADEHHELHDDLKEIQKAAKRSADITKQLLAFARKQVISPRQLDLNDTVEKMLNMLRRLIGEDIDLVWQPSAHLWPVKMDPSQIDQILANLCVNARDAIGGVGKLTIETGKKSFDEEYCSKHPGFIPGDFVLLAVSDNGCGMNKEVLDNLFEPFFTTKDVGKGTGLGLATIFGIVKQNNGFINVYSEPGQGSTFKIYLPRIFTNDG from the coding sequence AAGATCCCCTGACCCCGGAAGAAAGAGCGTGGCTGATTCAGCATGATGGAAAGATAACACTGGCAGTTGAAGCGGGTTATGCACCCTTTGCATTTATTGATGAAAACGGTGAGAGCCGGGGGCTGGCAACGGAATATATCGCGTTGCTGGAAAACAAATTGAATTTCAAAATCAATAAAATCAAGTTCAACTCACTGAACGAAATCCTGGACGCGGCCAAAAACAAAGAAATCGACATCGTAAATGCAGTGACCCGGACCCAGAATCGGGCACAGTATCTGCTTTTTACAAAACCGTTTATCGAAATACCGAACGTGATCATTGTCAGAAAGGATCAGAAAAAGTCTCTTTCAGTCGGCCAGATGAAAAACATGAAAGTATCTCTGGTTAAAGGCTATGCCATTACGGAATACCTGATCAGTAATTATCATGACCTGGAGATTGAACCGGTTCTGGATGATCTGACCGCACTGTTGAATGTCTCTTTCAGCCGGACGGATGCGGCAATTATAGACCTGGCGACTGCCTCATATTTTATGGAGCAGAAAGGAATTACAAACCTTCGCATCGCAGGAGATACCGGCCATGATATAAAGCTCGCCATCGCTTCCAGAAATGATTGGCCTGTATTGAACCGAATTTTAGCAAAAGGCCTGTCAACGATCACGGATAATGAGCGGGAACTCATTAAAAAAAGATGGTTTTCTTTGGGTCGGCTCAGCCTGCTCGAAAGTCAGGAATTCTGGACCATTATATTAACAGCTTTCTCTGTTTTCCTGGTATTTCTCGGATTGATACTGGTTTGGAACCGGGTTTTAAAGCGGGAGGTTGCGCAACGTACAAGCCAGTTAAAAAAAGAACTCATTGAACGAACAATCGCTGAAAATGAGATAAAAAAACAGAAACGCCTGTTTGAAACCATGTTCAATACCATACCCGATGGCGTTGTCATAACGAACACACAACGTGAAATCCTGCTGGCAAACAAGGGGATGGAAGCCACATTCGGGTATCTGCCGGGGGATCTTGTGGGAAAATCCACCCAGATGCTTTATGCGGACACATCCAGATATAATGAGGCAGGGACCAGCGTTTTTAACCGTAACGCCAAACGCTCTGGTGAATTATATGTGACTCGCTACCGGAATAAAAACGGCAGAGAATTTTCCGGTGAAACTTTCGGGGCAAAGCTGGTTGATGAAAACAATAACTGGATCGGCAATTTGGGAATCATGCGTGACATCACGGAACTGGAACAATCTGAAATACGGATTCAGCAGGCCCAGAAAATGGAATCCGTGGGCCGGCTGGCCGGCGGTGTGGCCCATGACTTCAATAACATGCTGGGGGTAATTCTGGGACACACGGAACTGGCCCTGTTGCAGGCAGATGAACATCACGAGCTGCATGATGATCTCAAAGAAATTCAGAAAGCGGCCAAACGGTCGGCGGACATCACCAAGCAGTTGCTGGCCTTTGCCAGAAAACAGGTCATTTCTCCCAGACAGCTGGATTTGAACGATACCGTGGAGAAAATGCTCAATATGCTGCGCCGGCTCATTGGTGAAGACATCGATCTGGTGTGGCAACCCTCTGCCCATCTGTGGCCGGTGAAAATGGACCCGTCACAGATCGACCAGATCCTTGCCAATCTGTGTGTCAATGCACGAGATGCCATTGGGGGCGTGGGTAAACTCACCATAGAAACCGGGAAAAAATCATTTGATGAGGAATATTGTAGTAAGCACCCAGGTTTCATCCCCGGTGATTTTGTCCTGCTGGCGGTCAGTGACAATGGCTGCGGCATGAACAAAGAGGTACTGGATAACCTGTTCGAGCCGTTTTTCACCACCAAAGATGTCGGCAAAGGCACGGGTTTAGGGCTTGCAACAATCTTTGGCATTGTCAAACAGAACAACGGTTTTATCAATGTATACAGTGAACCCGGTCAGGGTTCCACTTTCAAAATCTACCTCCCCCGGATTTTTACTAATGATGGTTGA
- a CDS encoding YybH family protein, which produces MKKIVLVVVLLTTFFCGISAIAEEPRNAEKDLFMTSSADLDKTGIVKEVTDRFTQLVAAINQKDIAAWEKYYSKNEFVSAVAGGVFFATRSDWVQAITSNFSMRDSQQLKVHEVKVFPLAPDMALLTSQNRVDMQLKSGQATISTHVYTMIWKKGKSGWQIIHSHESWVNEPARK; this is translated from the coding sequence ATGAAAAAGATTGTGCTGGTGGTGGTTTTATTAACAACATTTTTTTGTGGGATTTCAGCCATAGCTGAAGAACCTCGTAACGCTGAAAAGGATTTATTCATGACATCTTCTGCTGACTTGGATAAAACAGGCATCGTAAAGGAAGTAACCGATCGTTTCACACAACTCGTAGCCGCGATCAATCAAAAGGATATCGCTGCATGGGAAAAGTATTACAGCAAAAATGAGTTTGTTTCCGCCGTCGCAGGAGGCGTTTTTTTTGCCACGCGAAGTGACTGGGTTCAAGCGATCACATCCAACTTTTCCATGAGAGATAGTCAGCAATTGAAAGTGCACGAGGTCAAGGTTTTTCCTCTGGCTCCAGACATGGCGCTACTTACAAGTCAAAACAGGGTCGATATGCAGTTGAAAAGCGGCCAGGCTACAATATCCACGCATGTATACACAATGATCTGGAAAAAAGGCAAATCTGGCTGGCAAATTATACATTCCCATGAATCCTGGGTGAATGAGCCTGCCAGGAAATAG
- a CDS encoding type II toxin-antitoxin system VapC family toxin encodes MGLMLDTNVFIHSERSKSLIDFSPWEEYGDVYISAVTVSELLAGVHYADNESRKARRSAFVESILSKVPVLDFNTEVARVHAGLFASLSRQGMMIGAHDLIISATALVHNCAVLTGNKSEFERVPGLETILFIKT; translated from the coding sequence ATGGGATTAATGCTGGACACAAATGTTTTTATTCATTCTGAGCGATCGAAATCTTTGATAGATTTTTCACCCTGGGAAGAATATGGCGATGTATATATCAGCGCAGTGACTGTTTCTGAATTGTTGGCTGGTGTTCATTATGCTGATAATGAGTCAAGAAAGGCGCGTCGTTCCGCTTTTGTGGAATCCATATTAAGTAAAGTGCCAGTGTTGGATTTTAATACTGAAGTCGCCAGAGTACATGCTGGTTTATTTGCATCACTTTCCAGGCAGGGTATGATGATAGGGGCACATGATCTGATTATTTCAGCAACCGCCTTAGTCCATAACTGTGCGGTACTCACAGGCAATAAAAGCGAATTCGAAAGAGTTCCTGGACTTGAAACCATTTTGTTCATTAAAACATAA
- a CDS encoding chemotaxis protein CheB, translating into MSMTKKLIQKKTQMKVHQITDGLTIQPNRIYVIPPNKDMAILNGTLQLMDLPQPRGFNLPIDSFFKSLAQDQGADAIGIILSGGTRSARLAFYTIDRIRT; encoded by the coding sequence ATGTCCATGACAAAAAAGCTGATTCAGAAAAAAACACAGATGAAGGTCCATCAGATAACAGACGGGCTTACGATTCAGCCCAACAGGATCTATGTGATTCCGCCCAACAAGGATATGGCCATTTTAAACGGCACCCTCCAGCTCATGGATCTGCCCCAGCCCAGGGGATTCAACCTTCCCATTGACAGTTTTTTCAAATCCCTGGCCCAGGACCAGGGTGCTGATGCCATCGGCATTATCCTGTCGGGTGGAACGCGTTCTGCACGATTGGCCTTTTATACCATTGACCGAATCAGAACTTAA
- a CDS encoding putative quinol monooxygenase → MIIVRTTLKVFPEKQLEVIQTLLSLIEPVGGEPGCNSCCAFCDIKDKHRLILLEEWETQKDLDQHIKSLRFGVLLGTRTLLCEPPQIQIHTVNKTQGMETVHAIRQNKEK, encoded by the coding sequence ATGATCATTGTCAGAACAACCCTGAAAGTGTTTCCGGAAAAGCAGCTGGAAGTCATACAGACACTGCTTTCGCTGATTGAACCGGTGGGAGGGGAACCCGGCTGCAACAGCTGTTGTGCATTTTGTGACATCAAAGACAAGCACCGCCTCATATTGCTGGAGGAATGGGAGACCCAAAAGGACCTGGACCAGCATATAAAATCCCTTCGATTCGGGGTCCTTTTGGGAACCAGAACCCTCTTATGTGAGCCGCCTCAAATTCAGATCCATACGGTGAACAAGACCCAGGGAATGGAGACCGTTCATGCCATCAGGCAAAATAAGGAAAAATGA